The Desulfococcus multivorans DNA window CGCAACCAGACCGCTACCCTGACCGATGCGATCATGGCCCAACTGGCCGTCATCTTCGGCGCCCAGGCCGCCCGGCCCACGGCCTTTTTTTACCAGGACTGGGCACGCGAACGCTTCACGGCCACCACATTCGATCAGCCGCCGATGTACACGCATCCCCAATACCACGTCCCCGCCGGCAGAAGCGCCATCTGGGACGGCACCTGCCATTTCGCCGGCACGGAAACCGCCGACGTCCAAGGCGGGTATCTCGAGGGCGCTCTGGGCGCCGCCGAGCGCGCGGTCATGAACATTCTGGGTTAGCACGGCCTTGTGGCAGCCGGCCGATTGACCGCAATGGTATCATTCAACGCTGACTTTCATGATGGTAACCGGCCTATGAAAGTCGAAAGTTGCGTTATCAGAAAAAAACGGAAAATATTCTATGGGATTTGCTGAAGAAAAAAACAACCCTTTTGCCGGCATCGCGTCATATTGCCATGCCTGCATCATGAATCAGGCTCGTTCAGCAGCGCGTTTTGCGGAACTCACTGAAGACCAAACCGAACGCATCATCGCCGCGGCCAGGGCCGCCCTGGAAAAAGCCAAGGCAGGAGATATATTGGTTCAGCATGTCGTTCGCCGTGTGGCGGACGCGATCATTCAGGAACTGGGTGAATCGCCGGCCTTTGACATCTACGCGAAACTGAAAGAAAAATCCAACATTCTCTCTTTGAAATACGCAGGCATGCTTCAGAAAACGATAGACGACGACGAATGTCCGTTTGAAACCGGATTGCAGATTGCCGCGGCGGGGAATGTCATAGATTTTGGTGCCAGAAGTTATGATACGATGAATCTGGACGAGGAACTCCGGATCCTTACCGAAGTCCCCTTTGCCCGATATGATATCGCGCCGCTGAAAAAAGCGCTTGAAAGCGCGGCAACACTCCTCTACCTCTTTGACAACAGCGGTGAAATTGTTTTTGATAGGCTGTTCATAGAGGTGCTCCAGCGGCTTTATCCGAATCTTCGGATAGTGGGGGCGGTCCGCGATAAACCGATCATCAATGATGCGACATTGGAGGATGCCAAAACCGTCGGACTTGACCGCCTTATACCGGTCATTTCCAGCGGCAGCGTATACCCGGGAACGATTCTTGCCGAAACGACCGCGGCGTTTCAGCAGGTATTTCAATCCGCGGACGTGATTCTTTCCAAAGGTCAGGGGAATTTTGAGACGTTGTGGCCGTTGGGGGATGATCGGATTTTCTTTTTATTGCGCATTAAATGCGACTATGTGGCGGCCCTGTCCAGGGTCAAAAAAGATACCCTGGTGCTGATGCACGGATTACAGCCATGACAACGGCTTTGTGCAACGCGGCTTTCAGACGCGGGAGGCTTGCCCGTGATCGACCGCCGTTCCTATCGATCGGGTCACGGACGCGTAAAACGAACCGGGAATCGGAGGCGGTCGGGGTGGGACTCGGCAGGGGTGCAAAAAAAATGAATTGCCAGCCTCAGGTTGGCCTGGGCCCACTGGAGGGGTACGTGATCGTTTGGCGTATACGCGTTTTTTTCCAGGAAGTAGGCCTCGGGACACAACAGCCTCCCGTCCGCCGATTCGGTAAGCTGGCGTAATGCACGATTGAGATGATAGGCTTGAAGGCCTTCTCCATCTTTCGTCAGGCTGGGTTGATGGGCATAAATGCAGGAAATCAGCGCGTCAAAAATGCACCACTGGGCCTCCCGGCCGAACCTGATATGGGCATCCCGGGCTTGCATGGTGTCGGAGAAGTCCCGGGTTCGTTCCTTCGTCCTGAAAATCTTCCGGTAGTCCGGACACCAGTATGAATCGTTCAGGTATCTTCTGATCCCGATATGGCCTTCCAGATTTTCCTTGACGTCCCTGAGGATCACGGCCGCCTGATCCCGGGAAACCACGTTCAACGGATAGATGAGAAACAGGAGGGCGGCATCGTACCTTCTTGACGGCCGGGACTCATACGGCAGGATCGTTTCCAGAACGGTCTCTCCCCTGGCGCGCAACCCTGCCACGTCAGGTCCGGCATTGCCGTCCAATCCTGAAAACTCGCGCAGACCCGCAACCACCGTCCCGATGGAGGATGCGCTGACCTTGCGCTCTTCTTCCCAGTGCCCGCTGTCTTTATCTTCCCAATATCGTATGGTCTGAAAATACGCTACAAGATCCGTCAGACATGCCTGTTCGTCTTCCGTCCACGGCACCGCTTTTGCTTTCGCCAGCCGGCTATAAAACCAGAGGAAATAGCCCAATGCGTCGTTTTGCGCGTGGGCCCACTTCTGATCGAGTTCTCTCAGCCGCCTGCCGTCGAATCGAACGTGCGGGCGGTTCATTGGATCTGACGCCAACAAAGGATCCTGAATGATCGCTCTCATTCTTTTGCGCTGCGACTGAAAAAAAGTCATCAGCGTTTCGGCCGTTTGAGCCGCCGCCGCGATATCGCCCCACTGATAGTGGGCATGAGCGATATGAACATTGTCTCTGACCCAGACATACTGATAACCGGAAGAATCCTGATCCGGTGCCGTGGTTGCGGGAAACAATCCGTTTCCCAGCCGCTTGAAATCGAACGTACCGTGAGATCTGAGAAAACCGTAAAGTTTCACGGCATCCTCTCGGCCATACCGATCCAACAGATAACCGGCAATCAATTCATCCTTCTTCTTCATTTTTCAGTCCAAACCCAAGCAGACAACTCATGACCCGACGAAGCCGTTTCGATCCGGTCAACTCCTGCAAAAAGGCGC harbors:
- a CDS encoding damage-control phosphatase ARMT1 family protein; the encoded protein is MGFAEEKNNPFAGIASYCHACIMNQARSAARFAELTEDQTERIIAAARAALEKAKAGDILVQHVVRRVADAIIQELGESPAFDIYAKLKEKSNILSLKYAGMLQKTIDDDECPFETGLQIAAAGNVIDFGARSYDTMNLDEELRILTEVPFARYDIAPLKKALESAATLLYLFDNSGEIVFDRLFIEVLQRLYPNLRIVGAVRDKPIINDATLEDAKTVGLDRLIPVISSGSVYPGTILAETTAAFQQVFQSADVILSKGQGNFETLWPLGDDRIFFLLRIKCDYVAALSRVKKDTLVLMHGLQP
- a CDS encoding glycoside hydrolase family 15 protein, with protein sequence MKKKDELIAGYLLDRYGREDAVKLYGFLRSHGTFDFKRLGNGLFPATTAPDQDSSGYQYVWVRDNVHIAHAHYQWGDIAAAAQTAETLMTFFQSQRKRMRAIIQDPLLASDPMNRPHVRFDGRRLRELDQKWAHAQNDALGYFLWFYSRLAKAKAVPWTEDEQACLTDLVAYFQTIRYWEDKDSGHWEEERKVSASSIGTVVAGLREFSGLDGNAGPDVAGLRARGETVLETILPYESRPSRRYDAALLFLIYPLNVVSRDQAAVILRDVKENLEGHIGIRRYLNDSYWCPDYRKIFRTKERTRDFSDTMQARDAHIRFGREAQWCIFDALISCIYAHQPSLTKDGEGLQAYHLNRALRQLTESADGRLLCPEAYFLEKNAYTPNDHVPLQWAQANLRLAIHFFCTPAESHPDRLRFPVRFTRP